In Rhodanobacter denitrificans, a single window of DNA contains:
- a CDS encoding efflux RND transporter periplasmic adaptor subunit — MSYRLWRTGARSALVGALLFPVAAVAVNNTFPVSAAQMRALGITVQRLDKPAAIRGLSYPARVILPPQQDVVISAPVAGVVEQLLVTEHQRLTIGQPLLRLASPEFGELQLAALEAANKNRLAQQTLQREKQLFAEGIVPQRRLLEAEAAASDGKAGLRQTSAALRLAGLDAPAVARLIGSGALQESLTLKARSAGLVVDLQAKPGQRVAAADPLLRIADPSQLWLDIQIPAKRADAWAKDGDITVVGRPVTARPMQAGAVVGEGQTVSLRARISAGVDRVRPGEAVQVQVPFADRANAWSLPLAAVARQGEQAYVFVRTAQGFDARKVNVVASAGQSVSVLGPLKSADQVAVSSVIALKAAWLGESGGE, encoded by the coding sequence ATGAGTTATCGACTGTGGCGAACTGGCGCGCGCAGCGCGCTGGTTGGTGCCTTGCTTTTCCCGGTGGCTGCTGTCGCCGTCAACAACACGTTTCCGGTATCCGCCGCACAGATGCGCGCCCTGGGCATTACCGTGCAACGGCTGGACAAACCCGCCGCGATCCGTGGCCTGAGTTATCCGGCGCGGGTGATTCTGCCGCCCCAGCAGGATGTGGTGATCAGCGCGCCGGTCGCCGGTGTCGTCGAGCAATTGCTGGTGACCGAACATCAACGATTGACGATCGGCCAACCGTTGTTGCGATTGGCCAGCCCGGAATTCGGTGAGCTGCAGTTGGCCGCGCTGGAAGCGGCCAACAAGAACCGCCTGGCGCAGCAGACCTTGCAGCGCGAGAAGCAGCTGTTCGCCGAAGGCATCGTGCCGCAACGTCGCTTGCTCGAAGCCGAGGCCGCAGCCAGCGATGGCAAGGCAGGCTTGCGCCAGACCAGCGCCGCGCTGCGCCTGGCGGGCCTGGACGCGCCGGCCGTTGCTCGCCTGATCGGCTCCGGTGCCTTGCAGGAATCATTGACGCTGAAGGCGCGTAGCGCGGGGCTCGTGGTCGATCTGCAGGCCAAACCGGGCCAGCGGGTCGCTGCCGCCGACCCGCTGCTGCGCATTGCCGATCCCAGCCAACTGTGGCTGGACATCCAGATTCCGGCCAAGCGCGCCGATGCCTGGGCGAAGGACGGCGACATCACCGTCGTGGGACGCCCCGTCACGGCCCGACCGATGCAGGCTGGAGCCGTGGTGGGCGAAGGCCAGACCGTGAGCCTGCGTGCGCGAATCAGCGCCGGGGTCGATCGCGTACGACCGGGCGAGGCCGTGCAGGTGCAGGTGCCATTTGCCGATCGCGCGAATGCGTGGTCGCTGCCGTTGGCAGCCGTCGCCCGCCAGGGTGAGCAGGCCTACGTGTTTGTCCGGACCGCTCAGGGTTTCGACGCGCGCAAGGTCAACGTGGTCGCCAGCGCTGGGCAATCGGTAAGCGTGCTAGGCCCTCTCAAGAGCGCCGACCAGGTCGCCGTCAGCAGCGTGATCGCGCTGAAGGCCGCCTGGCTCGGCGAGAGCGGGGGCGAATGA
- a CDS encoding metal/formaldehyde-sensitive transcriptional repressor, translating to MGHLAKDNSKLLGRVRRIKGQIEGVERALNSEKDCAEILRQIAAIRGAINGLMAKVVEDHIEMHVAHPDITDPAERKQGAQELIDVIRTYLK from the coding sequence ATGGGACATCTGGCGAAGGACAACAGCAAGTTGCTTGGCCGCGTGCGCCGTATCAAGGGCCAGATCGAAGGCGTCGAACGGGCACTGAACAGCGAAAAGGACTGTGCCGAGATCCTGCGACAAATCGCCGCGATCCGCGGCGCGATCAATGGACTGATGGCCAAGGTCGTCGAGGACCATATCGAGATGCACGTGGCCCATCCGGACATCACCGATCCCGCGGAACGCAAGCAAGGCGCGCAAGAACTGATCGACGTGATCCGCACGTATCTGAAGTAA
- a CDS encoding heavy metal translocating P-type ATPase codes for MTDPQPRADTDLSAQAEQRTIAPAAEPHDHEHAFDIPEALRIGAVALAAIAVWFHWWEPWPRFSVIGVAGLLIGGWPIFKEAIENLLARRMTMELSMTIAIVAAAAISEFFTALMITVFVLVAEVLEGMTVSRGRRAIRDLLDFLPREVSVRRDGAIREVDSGSLAVGDTVLVNPGGRIPVDGRVVDGHSFVDQARITGESMPVEKTAGTEVYAGSINQSGALEILAQRIGRDTSYGKIIDAVEEAERSRAPVQGLADRMAGYLVYFALAAALLTYLITRDIRATISVIIVAGACGIAAGTPLAILGAIGRAARGGAIIKGGLYLEQLGRVDTVVLDKTGTLTYGEPEVQSLVVAPGAVVDDVLRLMASAELRSEHPLGKTLVRYVRAQGVTPVEPEAFQYTPGLGISATVNGERILVGNEALLRKCGIALPEELLTQQPAAAKVWLARGDAWLGMAIVADTIRSESRSALQAMHAMGLRTVLLTGDTKAVAQAVGAELGIDTIVADVLPDAKLAYIEQLTAGKAVVAMVGDGINDAPALMKAHVGVAMGSGTDVARESADVVLLGNDLVKFVQTLQLARRTRRIIWANFVGTVAVDLVGIALAAAGLLNPLLAAFIHVASEMTFILNSARLLPAVESKEKPGAVRLVAEHH; via the coding sequence ATGACCGACCCCCAGCCGCGTGCTGACACGGATCTATCGGCGCAGGCAGAGCAGCGCACGATCGCGCCGGCGGCCGAGCCGCATGATCACGAACACGCTTTCGACATCCCGGAGGCGCTGCGCATCGGTGCCGTGGCGCTGGCGGCGATCGCCGTGTGGTTTCACTGGTGGGAACCGTGGCCCCGATTCAGCGTGATCGGCGTGGCTGGATTGCTGATCGGCGGTTGGCCGATCTTCAAGGAGGCGATAGAGAACCTGCTCGCGCGGCGCATGACAATGGAATTGTCGATGACTATCGCGATCGTTGCGGCGGCCGCCATCTCGGAATTCTTCACCGCGCTGATGATCACCGTGTTCGTGCTGGTGGCCGAGGTGCTGGAGGGCATGACGGTATCGCGCGGGCGACGCGCCATTCGCGATCTGCTGGATTTCCTGCCGCGCGAGGTCTCGGTTCGACGTGATGGCGCGATCCGCGAAGTCGACAGCGGCTCACTCGCCGTGGGCGATACCGTGCTGGTCAATCCAGGCGGCCGCATTCCCGTCGACGGCCGCGTCGTCGATGGGCATTCGTTTGTCGACCAGGCGCGGATTACCGGCGAATCCATGCCGGTGGAAAAGACTGCCGGCACCGAGGTATATGCCGGCTCCATCAATCAATCCGGCGCGCTGGAAATTCTGGCGCAACGGATCGGCCGCGACACCAGCTACGGCAAGATCATCGATGCCGTGGAAGAGGCGGAGCGTTCGCGCGCTCCGGTGCAAGGGCTAGCCGACAGAATGGCCGGCTACCTGGTCTATTTCGCGCTGGCCGCAGCGCTGCTGACCTACCTGATCACGCGGGACATTCGCGCCACCATTTCCGTGATCATCGTCGCCGGGGCCTGCGGCATCGCCGCCGGTACGCCGCTGGCGATCCTGGGTGCCATTGGTCGCGCGGCGCGTGGCGGCGCCATCATCAAGGGCGGCCTGTATCTGGAGCAGCTCGGCCGGGTGGATACCGTTGTGCTGGACAAGACCGGCACGCTGACTTATGGCGAGCCGGAAGTGCAGTCACTGGTGGTCGCCCCTGGTGCCGTCGTCGACGATGTCCTACGGCTGATGGCATCCGCTGAGCTGCGTTCGGAGCACCCATTGGGCAAGACGCTGGTGCGTTATGTGCGTGCGCAGGGCGTGACACCCGTCGAGCCGGAGGCTTTTCAGTACACGCCGGGCCTCGGCATTTCCGCCACCGTCAACGGCGAGCGCATCCTGGTGGGCAATGAAGCGCTGTTGCGCAAGTGTGGCATCGCGCTGCCCGAGGAGCTGCTGACGCAGCAGCCGGCCGCCGCCAAGGTATGGCTGGCCCGTGGCGATGCGTGGCTGGGCATGGCCATCGTCGCCGATACCATCCGCAGCGAATCGCGAAGCGCGCTGCAGGCAATGCACGCCATGGGTCTTCGCACCGTGCTGTTGACTGGCGATACCAAGGCCGTCGCCCAAGCCGTGGGCGCCGAGCTGGGTATCGACACCATCGTGGCCGACGTGCTGCCGGACGCCAAACTCGCCTACATCGAACAGCTGACCGCCGGCAAGGCCGTGGTGGCCATGGTCGGCGACGGCATCAACGATGCGCCCGCCCTGATGAAGGCGCATGTCGGCGTGGCGATGGGCTCGGGCACCGATGTCGCCCGCGAGAGCGCGGACGTAGTGCTGCTGGGTAACGATCTGGTCAAGTTCGTGCAGACACTGCAGCTGGCACGACGTACGCGACGCATCATCTGGGCCAACTTCGTCGGCACGGTGGCGGTGGATCTCGTCGGCATCGCGCTGGCCGCCGCCGGCTTGCTGAATCCTTTGCTTGCCGCTTTTATCCATGTCGCTTCGGAGATGACCTTCATCCTTAATTCGGCCCGATTGCTGCCGGCCGTTGAGTCCAAAGAGAAACCCGGTGCCGTACGGCTAGTTGCAGAGCATCACTGA
- a CDS encoding DUF1289 domain-containing protein, which translates to MALASPCGDVCRFNRKADVCVGCFRTTTEIRQWRKLTDYRRREILADLARRAHKLKGGR; encoded by the coding sequence ATGGCGCTTGCGTCACCTTGCGGCGACGTCTGTCGGTTCAATCGAAAAGCCGACGTGTGCGTTGGCTGCTTCCGCACGACAACGGAGATTCGTCAGTGGCGGAAGCTCACCGATTATCGGCGGCGGGAGATCTTGGCGGATCTTGCGCGACGGGCTCACAAGCTGAAGGGCGGTCGCTGA
- a CDS encoding DUF3147 family protein: MPWSITKYLITAAVVVAVSELAKRSDRLGALLASLPLVTLLALTWLYLDKQPAEKIANHAWYTFWYVVPTLPMFLIFPRLFARFGFWPALALSAVITVVCFGIFALAVKPFGIKLL, translated from the coding sequence ATGCCGTGGAGCATCACCAAATACCTCATCACCGCAGCTGTCGTAGTAGCCGTCTCCGAACTGGCCAAACGCAGCGATCGGTTAGGCGCCTTGCTTGCATCACTTCCGCTGGTGACGCTGCTCGCGCTGACCTGGCTCTATCTGGACAAGCAGCCCGCGGAGAAGATCGCGAATCACGCCTGGTATACGTTCTGGTATGTCGTGCCGACGCTGCCGATGTTCCTGATCTTTCCGCGTCTGTTTGCACGCTTCGGTTTCTGGCCTGCATTGGCACTGAGCGCAGTCATTACGGTGGTGTGCTTTGGCATTTTTGCGCTGGCCGTCAAGCCCTTCGGGATCAAATTGCTTTAG
- a CDS encoding Tn3 family transposase, with the protein MSTIQDTAYPQLKKDLSARELAVIYTPTADECAFAMGVSARKPTQALLLIQLKILQRLGYFELLSTLPRVIVDHVCSSAQMRVPTMRELKAYDASGSRSRHLQKIRDFIGVQRFVETDWSWLDQVAREAASTKQELEDIINVLIEELVRQKFELPGFTQLVRAARAARNAVNTAIFKSVTEQLSAEQRQMLDDLILQRRGVTLWDQLKREPKRPAVREVAKFLEHIRWLKSLGHGLPDTREMAVTKRHQLMLEARALDAKDIRTVKLIKRHTLAVLLIQSQLEKATDDVANIFIKIMHGIDNQAEERLRQYRLDHAEQTDRLIGQFREVLAAMQEGESAKKRVANMERVLGDDPEQWIIQCDEHAAFAGNNYLPFMLKPYGNKRALLYQCLDVLELQSSSQDDTLVRAIAWIREWRTARREHLDLAVLPKGIDLKRWLPDAWYRLIAVVSPEDEPRIHRKYLELFICMSIMKDLQSGDLYSAHSNDFDDYREHLVSWDEYGGELSRYCDITSLPKDGAGFVAQLKAEMSTLAKQVDDSFPENEFVRIGDNGLVIQRLDRKQDPPELALLEARLKEDMPPVNILDLLTESEQWLDLHRLFGPLSGFETKIDDPRKRFITTLFCYGCNLGPTQTARSVQGLSRKQVAWLNLRHITEERLDKAIVRVINAFNTFALPKFWGTGKHVSADGTKWSIYEQNLLSEYHVRYGGYGGIGYYHVSDMYIALFSNFIPCGVHEAVYILDGLIKNESDVQPDTIHGDTQAQSAPVFGLSHLLGIRLMPRIRGIKQLVFYKPDRKAKYDHINSLFTEAINWELIERHYPDMLRVAISIKAGRITPSMILRRLGVASRKNKLYFAFRELGRAIRTRFLLNYINDVELRRVIHQSTNKSEQFNDFAQWLHFANDGIIAENIRHEQRKVVKYNHLVANMVILHNVHTMSRTLKVLQEQGVPLSEELLNRLSPYRREHINRLGHYSLDFERYQSAMAKDIKFTL; encoded by the coding sequence ATGAGCACGATTCAGGACACTGCCTATCCCCAATTGAAGAAGGATCTCAGCGCCCGTGAACTGGCGGTCATATACACGCCCACGGCCGATGAGTGCGCGTTTGCCATGGGAGTTTCCGCACGTAAGCCCACCCAGGCATTGCTGTTGATCCAGCTAAAAATCCTTCAGCGCTTGGGTTACTTCGAGTTGCTGTCGACGTTGCCGCGTGTGATTGTCGATCACGTATGTAGCAGTGCCCAGATGCGTGTTCCCACCATGCGCGAATTGAAGGCTTACGACGCGTCGGGAAGCCGCTCGCGACATCTGCAGAAGATCCGTGACTTTATCGGTGTGCAGCGGTTTGTGGAAACCGATTGGTCCTGGCTGGATCAAGTTGCCCGCGAGGCGGCCTCGACCAAACAGGAATTGGAGGACATCATCAATGTCCTCATTGAAGAACTCGTTCGGCAGAAATTCGAACTACCCGGGTTCACTCAGCTTGTGCGTGCCGCGCGGGCGGCGCGTAACGCTGTCAACACCGCAATCTTCAAATCGGTCACGGAGCAGTTGTCGGCCGAACAGCGCCAGATGCTGGACGACCTGATCCTGCAGCGGCGTGGGGTCACCCTATGGGATCAGCTCAAGCGTGAACCGAAAAGGCCCGCCGTGCGTGAAGTGGCAAAATTTCTTGAGCATATCCGCTGGCTCAAAAGCCTGGGTCATGGATTACCCGATACCCGCGAGATGGCGGTGACCAAGCGCCATCAGTTGATGTTGGAAGCTCGGGCGTTGGATGCGAAGGACATCCGAACCGTCAAGCTGATCAAACGTCATACCCTGGCCGTGCTGCTGATCCAGTCGCAGTTGGAGAAAGCCACTGACGACGTAGCGAACATTTTCATCAAGATCATGCATGGCATCGACAACCAGGCCGAGGAGCGGCTGCGCCAGTATCGCTTGGACCATGCCGAGCAAACCGATCGTCTGATTGGCCAATTTCGCGAGGTGCTGGCCGCCATGCAAGAGGGCGAGTCGGCCAAGAAGCGCGTGGCAAATATGGAACGGGTGCTGGGCGATGATCCGGAACAATGGATCATCCAATGCGATGAGCACGCCGCCTTCGCGGGGAACAACTATCTTCCCTTCATGTTGAAACCCTACGGGAACAAACGTGCGTTGCTGTATCAATGCCTGGACGTGCTCGAACTTCAGTCCAGCTCACAAGACGATACGCTGGTACGAGCCATCGCCTGGATCCGAGAGTGGCGCACGGCACGCCGCGAACACCTCGATCTAGCGGTGTTGCCCAAGGGCATCGATCTGAAGCGTTGGCTGCCCGACGCCTGGTATCGCCTGATCGCAGTGGTGTCGCCAGAAGACGAACCACGTATCCATCGAAAATACCTCGAACTGTTCATCTGCATGTCGATCATGAAAGACCTGCAGTCCGGCGATCTGTACTCGGCGCACAGCAACGACTTCGATGACTACCGGGAACATCTGGTGTCTTGGGATGAGTACGGCGGGGAACTGAGCCGCTACTGCGATATCACCTCGCTGCCCAAGGATGGCGCGGGTTTTGTTGCACAACTCAAGGCTGAGATGTCGACGCTGGCCAAGCAGGTGGACGACAGCTTTCCCGAGAACGAGTTCGTACGGATCGGTGACAACGGTCTGGTCATCCAGCGGCTCGACCGCAAGCAGGATCCACCGGAGTTGGCTCTGTTGGAGGCACGACTCAAGGAGGATATGCCTCCCGTCAACATACTGGACCTGCTGACCGAGTCCGAGCAGTGGCTCGACCTACATCGATTGTTCGGACCATTGTCCGGCTTTGAAACCAAGATCGACGACCCACGAAAACGCTTCATCACCACCTTGTTTTGCTACGGCTGCAACCTGGGCCCCACGCAGACAGCGCGCTCGGTGCAGGGGCTGAGTCGCAAGCAGGTCGCGTGGCTCAACCTTCGCCATATCACCGAGGAACGTTTGGACAAGGCGATCGTACGGGTGATCAACGCCTTCAACACCTTCGCCTTGCCCAAATTCTGGGGCACCGGCAAACACGTTTCGGCCGACGGCACGAAGTGGAGCATCTACGAGCAGAACCTACTATCGGAGTACCACGTTCGCTATGGCGGTTACGGTGGCATCGGCTATTACCATGTCTCGGATATGTACATCGCGCTCTTCAGCAACTTCATTCCGTGTGGCGTGCATGAGGCGGTTTATATCCTCGACGGCCTGATCAAGAATGAATCTGATGTGCAGCCGGACACGATCCACGGTGACACGCAGGCTCAGAGTGCACCCGTGTTCGGCTTGTCGCACCTCTTGGGCATCCGTCTCATGCCGCGTATCCGTGGCATCAAACAGCTGGTGTTCTACAAGCCCGACCGGAAGGCCAAATACGATCACATCAACAGCTTATTCACCGAAGCGATCAACTGGGAGCTCATCGAGCGGCACTACCCGGACATGCTGCGCGTGGCCATCTCGATCAAGGCAGGGCGGATCACTCCCTCAATGATCCTTCGGCGCTTGGGTGTGGCCAGCCGCAAGAACAAGCTGTATTTCGCGTTCCGCGAACTCGGTCGGGCGATTCGAACCCGGTTCCTCCTGAACTACATCAATGATGTTGAGCTGCGCCGCGTGATCCACCAGTCGACGAACAAGAGCGAGCAGTTCAACGACTTCGCCCAATGGTTGCACTTCGCGAATGACGGAATCATTGCGGAAAACATTCGCCACGAGCAGCGAAAAGTCGTGAAATACAACCACCTCGTGGCCAACATGGTCATCCTGCACAACGTCCATACGATGTCGCGGACGCTGAAAGTTCTTCAAGAGCAGGGCGTTCCGCTCAGCGAAGAGCTGCTGAATCGGCTGTCGCCATACCGGCGAGAGCATATCAATCGGCTAGGCCACTACTCACTGGACTTTGAGCGATACCAAAGCGCCATGGCCAAAGACATTAAATTTACCTTGTAG
- a CDS encoding CBASS cGAMP synthase has product MPTTKKESLAMLSLHKLFLNAGAPDSFDEVIAPTDSQRRTLMAAKNAIREHLRADIRAATTTVLGMDRMVTPRFRTQGSWAYKTCVQAAHRPPQEMDWDFGVYLPVTVWDEHAPPARMAKLYFELVERSLGQLCEREGWRLERGNTRCVRIRIADWAHIDVPLYAAPEAKFHQVMEKAVALNSAHHAYLHLRESAALDEAPEPFWELLDEIHVATRDGRWLPSDPEAVAKWFDDQVLVHGEQLRRVCCYLKAWRDYHWRDGGGPSSVLIMIVVTQAFDATPRRDDLAVERAAMTLARALGDGVYERGIDGGEEDFNRMSSGERLIAVQRAESLARQMSLSRHFGPGLRQTAVDNVRAQFGPRIADNCELVAADDGTDVRRVPAAQVVPPVVGATKAG; this is encoded by the coding sequence ATGCCCACCACGAAGAAGGAGTCGCTCGCGATGCTGTCACTGCATAAGTTGTTTTTGAACGCGGGCGCGCCCGACAGCTTCGATGAGGTGATTGCGCCGACGGATAGTCAGCGTCGGACGCTGATGGCCGCCAAAAATGCCATTCGCGAGCATCTTCGCGCGGACATTCGGGCAGCTACAACTACCGTGCTTGGCATGGATCGCATGGTGACGCCGCGCTTTCGCACTCAGGGTTCGTGGGCCTACAAGACCTGCGTGCAAGCCGCCCACCGCCCACCGCAGGAGATGGACTGGGATTTCGGCGTCTATCTGCCGGTGACCGTGTGGGACGAGCATGCCCCGCCGGCCCGCATGGCCAAGTTGTATTTTGAGCTGGTGGAACGTTCGCTGGGCCAATTGTGCGAACGCGAGGGCTGGCGACTGGAGCGTGGCAACACACGCTGCGTTCGGATCCGAATTGCCGATTGGGCTCACATCGATGTGCCCCTGTATGCCGCCCCCGAGGCCAAGTTTCACCAGGTAATGGAAAAAGCCGTGGCGTTGAATAGTGCCCACCATGCCTACCTTCACCTACGCGAAAGCGCGGCGCTGGACGAAGCGCCGGAGCCCTTCTGGGAGCTGCTGGACGAGATCCATGTAGCAACGCGTGACGGCCGCTGGCTGCCGTCCGATCCGGAGGCCGTGGCGAAGTGGTTCGATGATCAAGTGCTGGTGCATGGCGAGCAGCTGCGGCGTGTGTGCTGCTACCTCAAGGCATGGCGCGACTATCACTGGCGCGATGGCGGCGGTCCGAGTTCGGTATTGATCATGATCGTGGTTACTCAAGCGTTTGACGCCACCCCGCGACGCGATGATCTGGCCGTCGAGCGGGCCGCCATGACACTCGCCCGGGCGTTGGGCGACGGGGTGTACGAGCGCGGCATTGACGGCGGCGAGGAGGATTTTAACCGCATGTCATCCGGCGAGCGCCTGATCGCGGTGCAGCGGGCGGAGTCGCTGGCCCGTCAGATGTCCCTTAGCCGCCACTTCGGGCCGGGCCTCAGGCAGACGGCTGTCGATAACGTGCGCGCGCAGTTTGGCCCGCGCATCGCCGATAACTGCGAACTGGTGGCAGCCGACGATGGCACCGACGTGCGCCGCGTGCCGGCCGCCCAAGTGGTGCCTCCGGTGGTGGGTGCCACGAAGGCCGGCTAA
- a CDS encoding CBASS cGAMP-activated phospholipase, with translation MSTSAVAIGQGSERPPNQRFQILALSGGGYRGLYTAKILADLEQHIGAPIGRHFDLIAGTSIGGILALAVALEIPAERMVTLFERHGEAIFRRRWSLRGIVRAPYSQAPLAALLAQDDLFGDRRLEACLHPVLVPTINYSTGLPVLFKTPHHPNFSRDFRYQLIDVALATSAAPAYFPRHVFDHRQYIDGGLFANAPGLLALHEAQHFLGRPREDICLVAIGTMSARFTVDPRRNRSGGTYDWGGWHPAETPKRLFGVAISAQESLVHHLLGHQLAPGQYFHVDDDLTDARARAVALDKANAAAREVLLGVGAERAKWCLGDPAFRTVLQHSPIAPRFYHGIHAHHEEGVARDAVTA, from the coding sequence ATGAGCACGTCCGCAGTGGCTATCGGGCAGGGTTCGGAACGCCCACCTAACCAGCGATTCCAGATTCTTGCCCTCTCCGGCGGGGGTTACCGCGGGTTATATACCGCGAAGATTTTGGCCGACCTCGAACAACATATCGGGGCGCCCATTGGCCGCCATTTCGATCTCATCGCCGGCACATCCATCGGGGGCATCCTGGCCTTGGCGGTGGCGCTGGAAATTCCCGCGGAGCGTATGGTGACGCTTTTCGAGCGGCACGGGGAAGCGATCTTTCGGCGTCGGTGGTCGTTGCGCGGCATCGTCCGCGCCCCTTACTCGCAGGCACCGCTGGCCGCGTTGCTGGCGCAGGATGACCTGTTCGGTGATCGCCGTTTGGAGGCGTGCCTTCACCCGGTGCTGGTACCCACCATCAACTACAGCACTGGCCTCCCGGTGCTCTTCAAGACACCGCATCACCCGAATTTCTCCCGCGATTTCCGCTACCAGCTGATTGATGTGGCCTTGGCCACCAGTGCAGCCCCCGCATACTTTCCGCGCCACGTCTTCGATCATCGTCAGTACATCGATGGCGGACTCTTTGCCAACGCCCCGGGTTTGCTCGCCCTGCATGAGGCCCAACATTTCCTCGGCCGCCCCCGGGAAGACATCTGCCTAGTCGCCATCGGCACCATGTCCGCGCGATTCACCGTTGACCCACGGCGCAATCGGAGTGGTGGCACCTACGACTGGGGCGGCTGGCACCCGGCGGAAACGCCCAAGCGGTTGTTTGGCGTCGCCATCTCCGCGCAGGAATCGCTGGTCCATCACCTGCTGGGCCATCAGCTGGCTCCTGGCCAATACTTCCACGTGGATGACGACCTGACCGATGCACGTGCTCGCGCGGTGGCACTCGACAAGGCCAACGCGGCCGCACGCGAAGTGCTGCTTGGTGTGGGCGCCGAACGCGCGAAATGGTGTCTTGGTGACCCAGCTTTTCGGACCGTCCTCCAACACTCCCCCATCGCCCCCCGCTTCTACCACGGTATCCATGCCCACCACGAAGAAGGAGTCGCTCGCGATGCTGTCACTGCATAA
- a CDS encoding site-specific integrase, which produces MKKHDLLPLANALPMLDPATLDARAADAVRELLAEAVAANTTRSYASALRYWAAWFTGRYGQTLVLPLSEAVVVQFLVDHTARRGKHGLVWELPPALDAALIAGGFKQKTGPFKLATLTHRVAVLSKAHQLRRVTNPCASPSVRHLLARARRAATKRGERPTKKTAITRQELETMLATCDDSLEGRRDRALLCFAFASGGRRRSEVAAADLADLKGIDQGYVYHLPCSKTRQAGPTATDTPDKPLLGNAAIALRAWLDASGLTEGAIFRRLWKQRIGGSLSPAAVGAIVQRRAALAGLTGDFGGHSLRSGFVTEGARQGVALPALMAMTEHRSVSSVMGYFHAGSADQNPAARLMDAPDADEGSVGRPTVVACEEPEKIRC; this is translated from the coding sequence ATGAAAAAACATGACCTGTTGCCGCTGGCGAACGCCTTACCCATGCTGGATCCGGCGACGCTGGATGCGCGCGCGGCGGACGCGGTCCGTGAACTCCTGGCGGAAGCGGTCGCGGCGAACACCACCCGCAGCTACGCCAGCGCCTTGCGCTACTGGGCGGCCTGGTTCACCGGCCGCTACGGGCAGACGCTGGTGTTGCCGTTGTCGGAGGCTGTGGTCGTGCAGTTCCTGGTTGACCACACGGCGCGCCGCGGCAAGCACGGTTTGGTCTGGGAACTGCCACCGGCCTTGGATGCGGCCTTGATCGCTGGCGGCTTCAAGCAAAAAACCGGGCCGTTCAAGCTGGCCACACTGACACATCGGGTCGCCGTGCTGTCCAAGGCACATCAACTGCGGCGCGTGACCAATCCTTGCGCGAGCCCGAGCGTGCGCCACCTGCTGGCCCGCGCTCGCCGGGCGGCGACCAAGCGCGGCGAGCGGCCGACCAAGAAGACAGCCATCACTCGTCAGGAGCTCGAAACCATGCTGGCCACCTGCGACGACTCGCTGGAGGGCCGGCGAGACCGAGCCCTGCTCTGCTTCGCGTTCGCCAGCGGTGGCCGGCGGCGTAGCGAGGTGGCCGCGGCCGACTTGGCCGACTTGAAGGGCATCGACCAAGGCTATGTTTATCACCTGCCTTGTAGCAAGACCCGCCAGGCGGGTCCAACCGCCACCGACACGCCGGACAAGCCGCTCCTAGGCAATGCGGCGATTGCCCTGCGTGCTTGGCTCGATGCGAGTGGGCTCACCGAAGGCGCGATCTTTAGGCGCCTCTGGAAGCAGCGGATCGGCGGATCGTTGTCGCCGGCGGCGGTCGGGGCCATCGTGCAACGGCGCGCGGCACTCGCGGGGCTCACGGGGGATTTCGGGGGCCACAGCCTGCGCTCGGGCTTCGTCACCGAGGGCGCGCGCCAAGGTGTCGCCTTGCCCGCGTTGATGGCGATGACCGAGCATCGGTCGGTCAGTAGTGTGATGGGTTATTTCCATGCCGGATCGGCAGACCAGAATCCGGCAGCCCGCTTGATGGATGCTCCCGACGCCGATGAAGGATCGGTCGGCCGCCCCACCGTCGTGGCGTGTGAAGAGCCCGAGAAAATACGATGTTGA